One Tolypothrix bouteillei VB521301 DNA window includes the following coding sequences:
- a CDS encoding LysR family transcriptional regulator: protein MNQATLHQLKVFEAAARHGSFTRAAEELFLTQPTVSMQIKQLTKSVGLPLFEQVGKRLYLTEAGRELFATCRQIFETISQFEMKVADLKGLKRGQLRLAVITTAKYFIPRLLGPFCQLYPGIDISLQVTNHEGILERMVGNQDDLYIMSQVPEHLDVSYQPFLSNPLVVLAPINHPLAGETNIPIQRLAEEPFIMREPGSGTRRAVQKLFDEHGVTVKVKLELGSNEAIKHAIAGGLGISVLSRHTLIENKDLTVLDVENFPILRNWYMVYPTGKQLSIVARTYFEYLLESAKQFSDRTLDFSYAVVNEGELKAEV, encoded by the coding sequence TTGAACCAAGCAACGCTGCACCAGTTGAAGGTGTTCGAGGCTGCAGCTCGTCATGGGAGCTTCACTCGTGCTGCTGAAGAACTATTTCTTACCCAGCCCACCGTCTCCATGCAGATCAAACAACTTACAAAATCGGTGGGATTGCCATTATTTGAGCAAGTAGGAAAGCGTTTATATTTGACGGAAGCAGGACGGGAACTCTTCGCCACCTGTCGGCAAATTTTTGAGACAATCTCTCAATTTGAAATGAAAGTGGCGGATTTAAAAGGGCTGAAGCGAGGACAATTGCGTCTGGCTGTCATCACTACAGCAAAATATTTTATTCCAAGGTTATTGGGTCCGTTTTGTCAACTCTATCCTGGGATTGATATTTCTCTGCAAGTGACAAATCATGAAGGCATTCTAGAACGCATGGTCGGGAATCAAGATGACTTGTACATCATGAGCCAAGTACCCGAACATTTGGATGTCAGTTATCAACCTTTTTTAAGTAATCCTCTCGTTGTTCTAGCACCAATCAATCATCCTTTAGCAGGTGAAACGAATATTCCCATTCAACGTCTGGCTGAGGAACCTTTTATTATGCGCGAACCGGGTTCGGGTACGCGGCGAGCCGTACAGAAGTTATTTGATGAGCATGGTGTGACAGTAAAAGTCAAACTAGAATTGGGAAGTAATGAGGCGATAAAACACGCGATCGCAGGTGGTTTGGGAATTTCCGTTCTCTCCCGACATACCCTGATTGAGAACAAAGATTTAACTGTTTTGGATGTGGAAAATTTTCCCATTCTACGGAATTGGTACATGGTTTACCCTACAGGAAAACAGTTATCCATCGTCGCTCGTACTTATTTTGAGTATTTGCTAGAATCTGCAAAGCAATTTTCAGATCGAACTCTTGACTTTAGTTACGCTGTGGTCAATGAAGGCGAACTGAAAGCAGAGGTTTAA
- a CDS encoding BMC domain-containing protein codes for MQASYRQNDFKDTALGLVSTESFPAIVGIADNMLKSAGVHLVGYEKIGGGYCTAIVRGAIADVRLAVETGVQVGEQMHQQVSSLVIPRPFPNLEVILPISKRFSVLSQGDSYSRLSNLAIGLVETRGFPAMVGAADAMLKAADVQLAAYEKIGAGLCTAIIRGSVANVAVAVEVGMYEAERIGELNAVMVIPRPLDELEETLPVASCWVEERQPLNLPISFKEQVGEAELLELPNLEQVGEAELLELPDLEQVGEAELLELPVKVIEE; via the coding sequence ATGCAGGCATCATACCGTCAAAATGACTTCAAAGATACTGCCTTAGGACTAGTTTCTACTGAAAGTTTTCCGGCAATAGTGGGCATAGCAGATAATATGCTGAAATCTGCTGGGGTTCACCTAGTAGGATATGAAAAAATAGGCGGCGGTTATTGTACTGCTATTGTTAGAGGTGCGATCGCTGATGTACGTTTGGCGGTAGAGACTGGGGTTCAAGTTGGCGAACAAATGCACCAGCAAGTTTCTAGCCTGGTGATTCCTCGACCCTTCCCTAATTTGGAAGTGATACTACCTATTTCCAAACGCTTTAGCGTACTTTCACAAGGAGATAGCTACAGTCGCTTGAGCAACCTAGCCATAGGTTTGGTAGAAACGCGGGGTTTTCCAGCAATGGTGGGGGCTGCGGATGCAATGCTCAAAGCGGCTGATGTACAATTAGCAGCCTATGAAAAAATTGGTGCGGGTTTGTGTACCGCTATTATTCGAGGGTCTGTTGCGAATGTAGCCGTAGCAGTAGAAGTTGGGATGTATGAAGCAGAACGTATTGGGGAATTAAATGCAGTCATGGTTATTCCCAGACCACTAGATGAGTTGGAGGAAACCCTACCAGTGGCGAGTTGTTGGGTAGAGGAACGTCAGCCTTTGAATTTGCCAATCAGTTTCAAGGAACAAGTAGGAGAAGCAGAACTTTTGGAATTACCAAATTTAGAACAAGTAGGAGAAGCAGAACTTTTGGAGTTACCAGATTTAGAACAAGTAGGAGAAGCAGAACTTTTGGAGTTACCCGTGAAAGTTATAGAGGAGTAA
- a CDS encoding transferase, protein MSVPPLRLRDSFDSYIGGEVIIHPSAVIAPGVILQAAPNSKIIIGSGVCIGMGSILQVHEGILEVGAGANLGAGFLMVGQGKIGANACIGAATTVFNCSVDSGQVVAPGSVIGDSSRRMTLGAELIGDTEEPQLSASPSSSSSTELEQPPANPDSPAPTTTEETSTNSSTGTGTFIYGQQNIQQLMITLFPHKKNP, encoded by the coding sequence ATGTCAGTGCCACCACTGCGCCTGAGGGATAGCTTTGATTCTTATATTGGTGGCGAGGTGATTATTCATCCAAGTGCTGTTATTGCACCTGGTGTGATACTTCAAGCGGCTCCAAACAGCAAAATTATTATTGGTTCGGGGGTCTGTATTGGCATGGGGTCTATTCTCCAAGTTCATGAAGGAATCCTGGAGGTGGGAGCAGGCGCAAACCTTGGGGCTGGTTTCCTAATGGTTGGACAAGGGAAAATAGGAGCAAATGCCTGTATAGGAGCAGCAACAACTGTTTTCAATTGTTCTGTTGACTCCGGACAAGTTGTTGCGCCTGGGTCAGTTATTGGAGATAGCAGCCGCCGCATGACTTTAGGAGCCGAACTGATTGGTGATACAGAAGAGCCACAACTGTCTGCAAGTCCTTCAAGTTCTAGTAGTACGGAGTTAGAGCAACCGCCAGCCAATCCTGATTCCCCTGCCCCTACCACTACAGAAGAAACTTCTACCAATTCATCAACGGGTACTGGTACTTTTATTTACGGGCAACAAAATATACAACAGCTGATGATTACATTGTTCCCCCACAAAAAAAATCCTTGA
- a CDS encoding ribulose bisphosphate carboxylase small subunit: MAVTSTAAPPTPWSRSLSEPKIHESAFVHPFSNIIGDVRVGANVIVAPSTSVRADEGTPFYIGENTNLQDGVVVHGLEQGRVIGDDQNEYSVWIGSNASITHMALIHGPAYVGDSCFIGFRSTVFNARVGAGCIVMMHALIQDVEIPPGKYVPSGAIITTQQQADRLPDVQDQDKHFAHHVVGINQALRSGYLCAADSKCIRRVRDELDKSYTSNGVNGLERSNDVASSSLGAETVEQVRYLLEQGYKIGTEHVDQRRFRTGSWQSCQPIEARSVRDAIALLEGCLSDHSGEYVRLFGIDPNGRRRVLETIIQRPDGVASTSSTFKAPTSTSNSSYNGNGNSNGTSTSSSNKINGDITQQISQLLNQGYKIGMEHVDERRFRTGSWQSCTPVSATSTTEVVAALEECMSSHQGEYVRLIGIDPKAKRRVLETIIQRPGDPVSSISSSSSGSSASSSSYSSSSSYSTPTSSATSTRLSSEALDQLRHLIASGYKISAEHVDQRRFRIGSWSSCGQIEANSASQAAAALEAFLAEYPGEYVRLVGIDPKGKRRVAEVIIQRP; this comes from the coding sequence ATGGCAGTTACCAGCACGGCGGCACCCCCTACCCCGTGGTCGAGAAGTTTATCTGAACCAAAAATCCATGAAAGTGCCTTTGTACACCCATTTTCTAACATTATTGGAGATGTACGTGTCGGTGCTAATGTGATTGTTGCACCAAGCACTTCTGTTCGGGCAGATGAGGGTACACCTTTTTATATAGGTGAGAATACTAACCTGCAGGATGGTGTTGTTGTTCATGGATTGGAACAAGGACGGGTCATTGGTGACGACCAGAATGAGTATTCAGTATGGATTGGTAGCAATGCGTCTATTACTCATATGGCTCTCATTCACGGACCCGCCTATGTTGGAGACAGCTGCTTTATCGGCTTTCGCTCAACAGTCTTTAACGCTCGGGTAGGGGCTGGTTGCATTGTCATGATGCACGCTTTGATCCAAGATGTGGAAATTCCTCCTGGCAAATACGTACCTTCTGGAGCAATTATTACTACTCAGCAACAAGCAGACCGCTTGCCTGATGTGCAAGACCAAGATAAGCATTTTGCCCATCATGTTGTAGGTATTAATCAGGCTTTACGGTCTGGCTATCTTTGTGCCGCAGATAGTAAGTGTATTAGAAGAGTTAGAGACGAGTTAGATAAATCTTATACAAGCAACGGTGTTAACGGTTTAGAAAGGAGTAATGACGTGGCGAGCAGTAGCTTGGGTGCTGAAACAGTAGAACAGGTACGCTACCTGTTGGAGCAAGGGTACAAAATTGGCACGGAGCATGTGGATCAAAGACGTTTCCGTACAGGCTCTTGGCAAAGTTGTCAACCTATAGAAGCGAGATCGGTGAGGGATGCGATCGCACTTTTGGAAGGTTGTCTGAGCGATCACTCGGGAGAATATGTACGCCTGTTTGGGATTGACCCCAATGGCAGACGGCGCGTGTTAGAAACGATAATACAGCGTCCCGATGGAGTAGCAAGCACATCTTCTACTTTTAAAGCCCCTACATCAACAAGCAATAGCAGCTACAACGGTAACGGTAACAGCAACGGTACGAGCACTAGTAGTAGCAACAAAATCAACGGTGACATTACACAGCAAATCAGCCAGTTATTAAACCAAGGTTATAAAATTGGCATGGAACACGTAGATGAGCGGCGCTTCCGCACGGGTTCTTGGCAAAGCTGTACCCCCGTAAGTGCAACAAGTACAACAGAGGTAGTTGCTGCGTTAGAAGAATGCATGAGCAGTCACCAAGGTGAATACGTGCGGCTGATTGGGATTGACCCCAAAGCCAAGCGTCGGGTGCTAGAAACCATCATTCAAAGACCGGGCGATCCAGTTTCTTCAATTAGCTCCTCGAGTTCAGGCTCTAGTGCATCTTCCTCAAGCTACTCCTCCTCCTCAAGTTACTCCACACCAACCTCATCAGCAACCAGTACTCGTTTAAGTTCTGAAGCTCTCGACCAGCTGCGACATCTCATTGCTAGTGGGTACAAAATTAGTGCCGAACACGTAGATCAACGTCGATTCCGCATTGGTTCTTGGTCTAGCTGCGGACAAATTGAGGCTAACTCCGCATCACAAGCAGCAGCAGCATTGGAAGCTTTCCTTGCAGAGTATCCAGGAGAATACGTGCGCTTGGTTGGTATTGACCCCAAAGGCAAGCGTCGTGTGGCAGAGGTGATTATTCAACGTCCGTAG
- a CDS encoding EutN/CcmL family microcompartment protein, with the protein MQIAKVRGTVVSTQKDPSLRGVKLLLLQLVDEEGRIQQEYEVAADSVGAGVDEWVLVCRGSAARQILGNEQRPVDAAVVAIIDTVHVEERLIYSKKDQYR; encoded by the coding sequence ATGCAAATTGCAAAAGTTCGCGGCACAGTAGTGAGCACGCAAAAAGATCCAAGTCTGAGGGGTGTCAAACTACTGCTGTTGCAATTAGTAGATGAAGAAGGGCGTATTCAGCAAGAATACGAGGTAGCAGCTGATAGTGTGGGTGCTGGAGTAGATGAGTGGGTACTGGTTTGTCGTGGCAGTGCTGCCCGTCAAATTCTAGGAAATGAGCAACGTCCTGTAGATGCAGCCGTCGTGGCAATCATTGATACAGTCCACGTAGAAGAGCGGCTGATTTACAGCAAAAAAGATCAGTATAGGTAG
- a CDS encoding carbon dioxide-concentrating mechanism protein CcmK has product MSIAVGMVETLGFPAVVEAADAMVKAARVTLVGYEKIGSGRVTVIVRGDVSEVQASVSAGVESVKRVNGGQVLSTHIIARPHENLEYVLPIRYTEDVEQFRENVNAIRPFGGRRP; this is encoded by the coding sequence ATGTCAATTGCAGTAGGAATGGTTGAAACGCTGGGCTTTCCGGCGGTTGTAGAAGCAGCAGACGCAATGGTCAAAGCAGCTCGTGTAACCTTGGTAGGCTATGAGAAAATTGGAAGTGGTCGTGTAACAGTTATTGTTCGGGGGGATGTTTCGGAAGTACAAGCTTCTGTTTCTGCTGGAGTGGAATCCGTAAAGCGAGTCAATGGCGGACAAGTTTTGTCTACACACATCATTGCTCGTCCTCACGAAAACTTGGAGTATGTTCTACCTATTCGATACACCGAAGATGTAGAGCAATTCCGCGAAAATGTTAATGCGATTCGTCCCTTTGGTGGTAGAAGACCATAA
- a CDS encoding carbon dioxide-concentrating mechanism protein CcmK: MPIAVGMIETKGFPAVVEAADAMVKAARVTLVGYEKIGSARVTVIVRGDVSEVQASVAAGVEAARRVNGGEVVSTHIIARPHENLEYVLPIRYTEAVEQFRT, from the coding sequence ATGCCAATTGCAGTTGGGATGATTGAAACAAAGGGGTTTCCAGCAGTAGTGGAAGCCGCAGATGCGATGGTGAAAGCCGCTCGCGTCACTTTAGTAGGGTATGAAAAAATCGGCAGTGCTCGGGTTACTGTAATCGTTCGCGGAGATGTATCTGAAGTACAAGCTTCAGTTGCTGCGGGAGTTGAAGCAGCCAGAAGAGTCAATGGCGGTGAGGTTGTATCCACTCACATTATTGCCCGTCCCCATGAAAACCTAGAATACGTCTTGCCCATCCGCTACACCGAAGCAGTGGAGCAATTCCGAACTTAG
- a CDS encoding NAD(P)H-quinone oxidoreductase subunit F codes for MNQSLFSTSWWIPFYGLIGALLTLPWAMGLVKRTGPRPAAYFNLLTTVVAFVHSLLVFIDIWNREPENFVITWFKAVDFDLSFALEISPVSVGATVMIGGLSLLAQIYALGYMEKDWALARFFALMGFFEAALNGLAISDSLFLSYALLEMLTLSTYLLVGFWYAQPLVVTAARDAFFTKRVGDLLLLMGVVTLSTIAGSLNFSDLYEWAQTAELSPLASTLLGLALIAGPAGKCAQFPLHLWLDEAMEGPNPASVMRNSMVVAGGAYILYKLQPLLALSPVALNALIIMGTVTAVGASLVSIAQIDIKRALSHSTSAYMGLAFLAVGMEQGGVALMLLFTHAIAKALLFMSSGSVIFTTSTQDLTEMGGLWSRMPATTTAFVVGSAGMVTLLPLGSFWAMLGWADGLALVSPWVIGILVLVNGLTALNLTRVFRLVFWGEAQPKTRRAPEVGWPMAFPMVALTTVTLLVPLMLQQWYLLPDWQSINWYIVAILLSSSLVGVTIGSSIYLHKAWSRSRVLGWRFVQDLLGYDFYIDRIYRVTVVSAVALLSRFSAWSDRYLVDGFINLVGFATIFSGQSLKYSVSGRSQGYLLTIVIGVSIFGFLISWSLGLLKIG; via the coding sequence ATGAACCAGTCTCTGTTTTCAACCAGTTGGTGGATACCTTTTTATGGGTTAATAGGTGCGCTTTTAACCTTACCGTGGGCAATGGGGCTTGTTAAACGTACAGGACCCAGACCTGCCGCTTATTTTAACCTGTTGACAACTGTTGTAGCTTTTGTTCACAGCCTGCTGGTCTTTATAGATATTTGGAATAGGGAACCAGAAAATTTTGTCATTACCTGGTTTAAGGCTGTAGATTTTGACTTGTCCTTTGCTTTGGAGATTTCTCCTGTTAGCGTTGGCGCAACAGTTATGATCGGTGGCTTGAGCTTGCTGGCTCAAATTTATGCCCTAGGTTATATGGAGAAAGACTGGGCATTAGCGCGTTTCTTTGCCTTAATGGGATTTTTTGAAGCAGCACTGAATGGGTTAGCTATCAGCGATTCCTTATTTCTCAGTTATGCCCTCTTAGAAATGCTGACTCTTTCCACCTACTTGTTGGTTGGTTTCTGGTACGCACAACCTTTGGTAGTCACAGCTGCGCGAGATGCATTTTTTACTAAGAGAGTGGGAGACTTACTGCTACTGATGGGAGTTGTAACACTTTCCACCATAGCAGGAAGCTTAAATTTCTCAGATTTGTATGAATGGGCGCAAACGGCTGAGTTAAGCCCCCTCGCATCAACTTTATTGGGTTTGGCATTAATAGCCGGACCTGCTGGTAAATGCGCTCAGTTCCCCCTACATCTGTGGTTGGATGAAGCCATGGAAGGTCCCAACCCAGCTTCGGTGATGCGGAACTCAATGGTGGTCGCTGGTGGAGCTTACATACTGTACAAACTACAGCCTCTGCTGGCACTATCTCCAGTTGCTCTAAACGCTTTAATTATTATGGGTACGGTGACAGCGGTGGGTGCATCGTTGGTATCTATTGCCCAAATTGACATTAAGCGAGCGCTATCCCATTCCACAAGTGCATACATGGGGTTGGCATTTTTAGCAGTCGGGATGGAACAAGGGGGTGTCGCCCTGATGTTGCTATTTACTCATGCCATTGCCAAAGCACTGCTATTTATGAGTTCAGGGTCAGTTATATTTACTACCAGTACGCAAGACCTGACAGAAATGGGTGGCTTGTGGTCGAGGATGCCAGCAACCACCACTGCCTTTGTTGTTGGTTCAGCAGGTATGGTAACGCTGCTACCGTTGGGAAGCTTTTGGGCAATGTTAGGTTGGGCTGATGGTTTAGCTTTGGTTAGCCCCTGGGTGATTGGAATTTTAGTACTGGTTAATGGTTTAACAGCATTAAATTTAACAAGAGTCTTTCGGTTAGTCTTTTGGGGGGAAGCGCAACCAAAAACCCGTCGTGCTCCAGAAGTTGGTTGGCCAATGGCATTTCCAATGGTGGCACTAACCACAGTCACTTTGTTAGTTCCTCTCATGCTACAGCAATGGTACTTACTACCAGATTGGCAAAGCATAAATTGGTACATAGTAGCTATCTTATTGTCTTCTAGCTTAGTAGGAGTGACTATCGGGTCGAGTATTTACCTGCACAAAGCTTGGTCAAGATCTAGAGTTTTGGGATGGAGATTTGTACAAGACTTACTGGGTTATGACTTTTACATTGACAGAATTTATCGAGTCACAGTCGTAAGTGCAGTCGCGTTGCTGTCTAGATTTTCTGCTTGGAGCGATCGCTATTTAGTTGATGGTTTCATCAACTTAGTAGGATTTGCGACGATATTTAGCGGGCAATCTTTAAAGTATAGTGTATCGGGTCGTTCGCAAGGTTATTTGTTGACCATTGTCATTGGTGTCAGTATTTTTGGTTTTCTCATTAGCTGGTCATTAGGTTTGTTAAAAATTGGTTAG
- a CDS encoding NADH-quinone oxidoreductase subunit M, which yields MLSTLILLPLLGAALISFLPFGMTPKASKRLALVIASVSFIWTLVLASLFNLSEVNQQFTEFLPWIESLGLNYRLGIDGLSLPLLLLNGLLTGIAIYSSDPEISRPRFYYSLLLLLNTGVSGAFIAQDLLLFFLFYEIELIPLYLLIAIWGGEKRGYAATKFLIYTAVSGIVILASFLGIVWLSGSSSFALDAINTQSLTLETQVLLLLGILIGFGIKIPLVPLHTWLPDAHVEASTPVSVLLAGVLLKLGTYGLLRFGMNLLPEAWHYLAPALATWAVLSVLYGSSCAIAQKDMKKMVAYSSIGHMGYVLLAAAAATPLSILGTMLQMISHGLISALLFLLVGIVYKKAGSRDLDTLRGLLNPERGMPVIGSLMVLGVMASSGIPGMVGFISEFIIFRSSFAVFPIQTLISMIGTGLTAVYFLLLTNRAFFGRLSPQVSNLPRVSWAERAPAVVLAVLIVIYGIQPNWLARWSEPTIAAMIAAPSPVATVSAKD from the coding sequence ATGCTCAGTACTCTCATTTTGTTGCCATTGCTAGGTGCGGCATTAATCAGTTTTTTACCTTTTGGGATGACTCCAAAAGCCAGTAAGAGGTTGGCTTTGGTTATTGCCAGTGTAAGTTTCATTTGGACGTTGGTACTGGCTAGTTTGTTTAACCTCTCCGAGGTTAATCAACAATTCACCGAGTTTTTGCCTTGGATAGAGAGTCTCGGTTTAAACTATCGTCTGGGAATAGATGGTTTGTCATTACCATTGCTGCTTCTCAACGGGTTGCTAACAGGTATTGCCATCTACAGTAGCGATCCAGAAATTAGTCGTCCTCGCTTTTACTACTCCTTACTCCTACTTTTAAATACAGGAGTGAGTGGCGCTTTTATTGCACAGGATTTACTGCTGTTTTTCCTGTTTTATGAAATAGAACTCATTCCCCTATACCTACTTATAGCTATTTGGGGTGGAGAAAAACGAGGCTACGCAGCTACTAAATTTCTTATATACACGGCTGTTTCTGGAATCGTCATTTTAGCGAGTTTTCTCGGTATCGTTTGGCTGAGCGGTTCTTCTAGCTTTGCATTAGATGCCATAAATACCCAATCTTTAACGTTGGAAACTCAAGTTCTTTTGCTGTTAGGAATCTTAATTGGTTTTGGCATCAAAATTCCCTTAGTTCCCTTACACACTTGGTTACCCGATGCTCACGTTGAAGCTTCCACACCTGTTTCAGTCCTATTAGCAGGGGTACTGCTGAAACTGGGAACTTATGGTTTGCTGAGATTTGGAATGAACTTATTGCCAGAGGCTTGGCATTATTTAGCCCCCGCATTGGCAACTTGGGCGGTCTTGAGCGTACTTTACGGATCATCTTGTGCGATCGCCCAAAAAGATATGAAGAAGATGGTGGCATATAGTTCCATAGGGCACATGGGCTACGTGCTTCTAGCAGCAGCAGCAGCAACACCGCTCAGTATTTTAGGAACTATGTTGCAAATGATCAGCCACGGGCTGATTTCTGCGCTTTTGTTCTTACTTGTGGGAATTGTCTATAAAAAAGCTGGTAGCCGTGACTTAGATACTCTCCGAGGGCTGCTCAATCCCGAACGAGGAATGCCAGTGATTGGGAGTTTGATGGTTTTAGGAGTCATGGCAAGTTCTGGTATACCTGGTATGGTTGGGTTTATTTCAGAATTCATCATCTTCCGCAGTAGTTTTGCTGTTTTCCCAATCCAAACCCTTATATCCATGATTGGTACTGGCTTAACAGCTGTTTACTTCTTGCTGCTTACAAACCGTGCTTTTTTTGGACGCTTATCCCCACAGGTTTCAAATTTACCTCGGGTTTCTTGGGCAGAACGAGCGCCTGCAGTTGTATTAGCAGTACTGATTGTGATTTATGGTATCCAACCCAATTGGTTAGCACGTTGGAGTGAACCGACAATCGCAGCAATGATAGCTGCACCGAGTCCTGTTGCCACAGTATCTGCTAAGGACTAG
- a CDS encoding CO2 hydration protein, with protein sequence MVSMKNKPSKNYPLFEYIERLEAGGALLPDNPENLLEVVGILKSYGVVLDAYSKNLIYIAENQFLVFFPFFKYFNNEFSVNKLLKHWWHDRINFEYAEYCMKAMLWHGGGGLDEYLDTEEFQDRARAVIRAKFKNNPLMLGINELFPDFLIEQMRVFSYYSALGQFWRVMADIFLSLSDLYDEGKIKSIPEVVDHIKAGLVADAKRPITYSVKIRDKIYDVIPASIGLTFLADTAIPYVEAVFFRGTPFLGTVSYNAQAYQISPDQARFQYGALYADPLPIGGAGIPPTLLMQDMRHYLPEYLHEVYRGSRRGEDDLRVQICMSFQKSMFCVTTAAILGLMPYPVDTTDPDEQQTNRVYLQQWLDRLKTSRLLEVNEEANFCPVALPQKV encoded by the coding sequence ATGGTAAGCATGAAAAACAAACCTAGTAAGAATTACCCATTATTTGAGTATATTGAACGGTTGGAAGCAGGAGGTGCATTGCTTCCAGATAATCCTGAAAATTTACTGGAAGTTGTTGGTATTCTGAAAAGTTACGGTGTCGTTTTAGATGCCTACTCTAAGAATCTTATTTACATTGCCGAAAATCAATTTTTGGTATTTTTTCCGTTTTTTAAATACTTTAATAATGAATTCTCTGTTAATAAATTACTAAAACATTGGTGGCACGATCGCATTAATTTTGAATATGCTGAATATTGCATGAAAGCAATGCTTTGGCATGGTGGTGGTGGGCTAGATGAATATTTAGATACAGAAGAATTTCAAGACAGAGCGCGAGCTGTTATTAGAGCAAAATTTAAAAACAATCCCTTAATGTTGGGGATAAACGAATTATTTCCCGATTTCCTAATTGAACAAATGCGTGTTTTTTCTTACTACAGCGCATTGGGTCAATTCTGGCGTGTCATGGCTGATATCTTCCTCTCTTTATCTGACCTTTATGACGAAGGAAAAATCAAATCTATTCCTGAAGTTGTAGACCATATCAAAGCGGGGTTGGTGGCAGATGCTAAAAGACCAATTACTTACTCAGTCAAAATTCGAGATAAGATTTACGATGTTATACCTGCTTCTATTGGTTTGACATTCCTAGCAGATACAGCCATACCTTATGTAGAAGCTGTCTTTTTCCGAGGTACACCCTTCCTCGGTACAGTTTCATATAATGCCCAAGCTTATCAAATTTCACCCGATCAAGCTCGCTTTCAGTATGGCGCGTTATATGCAGATCCTTTGCCAATCGGAGGTGCAGGTATTCCTCCTACCTTGCTAATGCAGGATATGCGTCACTATCTCCCAGAGTATTTGCACGAAGTTTATCGTGGCAGTCGCAGGGGGGAAGATGATTTGCGGGTACAAATATGTATGAGTTTCCAGAAGTCCATGTTCTGCGTAACGACCGCAGCCATTTTAGGGCTTATGCCTTATCCTGTGGATACTACAGATCCAGATGAGCAGCAAACCAATCGCGTGTATTTGCAACAGTGGCTCGATCGGCTCAAGACTTCACGATTGCTTGAAGTTAATGAAGAAGCCAATTTTTGTCCGGTAGCCCTACCTCAAAAGGTGTGA
- the map gene encoding type I methionyl aminopeptidase, which produces MNILSHLLSQPAQSNRQTEKRQRRGIELKSPREIEIMRQSAKIVATVLKEISELVQPGMTTADLDAHAEKRIREMGATPSFKGYHGFKGSICSSINNEVVHGIPSAKKVIRAGDVLKVDTGAYYQGFHGDSCITIAVGEVTPEAARLIRVAEEALYKGIEQVKAGNYLMDIAGAIEDHVKANNFCVVEDFTGHGVGRNLHEEPSVFNFRTRDMPNVKLRAGMTLAIEPILNAGSKFTRILSDRWTAVTVDNSLSAQFEHTVLVTETGYEILTDRTKL; this is translated from the coding sequence ATGAACATTCTCAGTCACCTGCTCTCTCAACCAGCTCAAAGCAACCGTCAAACAGAAAAAAGACAGCGTCGCGGAATTGAACTCAAATCCCCGCGTGAAATAGAAATTATGCGGCAATCCGCAAAAATAGTGGCAACCGTGCTGAAAGAAATTTCCGAGTTGGTCCAACCAGGGATGACCACAGCCGACTTAGATGCTCATGCTGAAAAGCGCATCCGGGAAATGGGTGCAACGCCTAGTTTCAAAGGTTACCACGGTTTTAAAGGTTCCATTTGTTCCAGTATTAATAATGAAGTTGTACACGGTATACCCAGTGCAAAAAAAGTTATTCGTGCTGGAGATGTCTTAAAAGTCGATACCGGTGCTTATTATCAAGGTTTTCATGGCGATTCTTGCATTACAATTGCTGTTGGTGAAGTCACTCCAGAAGCTGCACGCTTGATTCGTGTTGCTGAAGAAGCTCTTTATAAAGGCATTGAACAAGTCAAAGCAGGAAACTACCTCATGGATATTGCGGGCGCGATAGAAGATCACGTCAAAGCTAATAACTTTTGTGTAGTAGAAGATTTTACCGGACACGGTGTTGGTCGTAATTTACACGAAGAACCTTCCGTATTTAATTTCCGCACTCGCGATATGCCAAACGTCAAACTACGTGCTGGAATGACACTGGCAATTGAGCCAATTTTGAATGCTGGGTCTAAGTTTACGCGCATCTTATCAGACCGTTGGACCGCTGTCACAGTTGATAATTCTCTATCGGCTCAATTCGAGCACACCGTATTGGTAACGGAGACGGGCTACGAAATTTTGACAGACCGTACAAAGCTTTAA